GTCACAGAGATGGGGATGCTACATTCAACCTCTTTCATGGCTCTAAACCCCGTGACTATCCCTAGACGCTCTTCCCAGCCAAGCaattcacccccagcccccgtgGCACAGGGTCTTGATTGCACACTAAGTTGCTGACGATGTTGACTGGAGAGGAGGCCATACGTCACATGACGCGTGGAAGAAACCTGGGCAGATGCCACCTCACTCTATCTCATCCTTCCCGAcataagacaaaaaaacaaaacaaaacaaaaaaaaccaaaaaaacaaaccgCAGGGAGCCTACAGTGGGAGTGCAGTTGTCGAGCTGTGTGTGAGCTTGATCTGAAACGAATTCCACATACTTAGCTTGGAGATGCGGAGGTTCTGGGTTTGGATGGTGGACCCTTGGAGAAAGAAGCGGATGACGGAACAGCAGGGATGAAGGAGAGGTGTGGCTAGAGAACATGTGGGAACAGTCCTGGGTTTACTAACAAAAGGCAACTGCATTGTCATGAAAATGAGCGGTGGGCTTTCCTCTGGCATCCTGACTTCATGCCAATGAGGCCAGCACATGGCTTTCCATCCAAATAGGGCCATTTAGGATGTGTGCTTGGCAACGATTTTAATGTTCTATTCCAAGGGCCTGGCTAGTGGACCAGCGCCCAAGTGTCACCAATGTGCTCCTTCTTCCGTTTGCCTGGCATTTTTGAGTGAACAGTATTTAAACACCTGCGAGTCCGCTGTGCTTCCTTTGACAGAGAGCACGCGGACAGGCGCCGGCGAAGGCGGCAACCGCGCAGCTCAACGCTCAGGGCTTAGGCCCACGGGCTTCACGTGATGAAGTCTGGATGCACAGAGAATAGATAGATGAGCAAAGTGGAAGTGTGAGCTGCATGACAAAGAACCGACATGGCCGTTCCTGCCAGCTGCAGGGCACGTGTGCCTGACGCATGCCACGTGAACACTAAAAGGGACCGGGAAAACCTCCGAAGACGTGTCCTCTCGGGCCTCACTCGTCAATTAGGAATCATGAGGGTCTTGCTTCCTATCTGAGAACATTCAGCAACATCAGCCTGACTGGGGACGTGGGCTTTGCTGTGAGCAGGAAATCCTTTTCTTCCATAAGAtggcatgtgtgcgtgtgtgtgtgaggagggggcggggggtgacgCGGGAAGCACTTGTCACAGGAGCCATCCAGccagcagggcaggaggaggggcccgGGAGACTCACCCACCAAAATAAACGGGCTTAGAGTGACATTCCGGTGGGAGCAGAGGGCGCAGAGGACCCTCAGGCTGGCACGCGTGAGTGTCCCCGGAGCACCCGCAGAACCAGTATTCGTGGACGAGGTAGATGCCTCATATGCCGTGTGCCGGGGCGCTTCTGCTTACCTGCGCCCCACGTGTCCTTTCTGAACCAGGTACGACGCGGATCCTGGAGCTGGATGGCCTCTGATTCAGCGCCCGAGGCCGCGGCCCAGCGAGGGCAGGCCTGTGCCCCAGGTCACCGGCCGGTGGTGGCGGGGCCTCCTCCTGCACGGCGGGCCTGCCACTAGTGATTCTTTAGAAGAGGGCTGGAGGCGCTCTGTCTACATTTATTCACCGAGAATCTGCCCGGGCCGGGGACTGGTGCGTGGGGCTTAGGCCAACCTGGGgctgaggggcggggggcggggggggttcAGGGGAGCATCTGCGGAGGGTGTGTGGCTGCGGCTGTTGGCCGggcggcccggggagggggcgctcCCGGGGGCTCCTGAGACAGGAggccccaggcgccccttggGAGGAGGAAAGGCCTCGGGGCCCCCGCGGCCCCTGTCCTCGCCGGGCCTTCAGCAGAAGGCGGGGTTGCTGTGCTCGATGACACAGCGCCTGCAGTGGCGCTTCACGAAGCGCAGCGCCTCCACGGACACGTCGCAGTCCTGCACGTTGAGCATCTGCAGGTCGAAGCAGTTGGCCGCCACGATCTGCAGGCCCCGGCCCGTGATGCTCTCGCACGACTTGAGGCTGAGCCGCTTGAGGTTGAAGCAGTTCAGGGCCAGGCACTCGAGGCCCGAGTCGGACACCAGCGGGCACTTGCCGATGTCCAGGGACTTGAGCCTGGCGCAGTGCTTGGCCAGGTACTCCACGCCGTGGTCCGTGATGCCCTCGCAGCCCCGCGCGTTGAGGTAGCGCAGCTTGCCGCAGTACCTGGCCACGTAGCGGATGCCCACGTCGGTGACCCGGCCACAGTGCGCGATGCTCAGGTACCGCAGGCGCGCCTCCAGCTTGGCGATCTCCCGCAGGCCGAAGTCGCTGATGCAGCGGCAGTCGCTGACGCTCAGCTCGCGGAGGGAGCTGCAGTAGATCACCAGGTAGCGCAGGCCCTCGTCGGTGAGGCGCGCGCAGCGGCGCAGGTACAGGTGGGTCAGCCGCGTGCAGTGCGCCGCGATGGTGTGCAGGCCCTCGTCCTCCAGCGCGAAGCAGTCCGTCATGTCCAGGTAGCGGATGGAAATCTGCTTGCCGTGCAAGGGCGACAGCTGGATGGAGGCCTCCCGGGTCAGGCTGATGCAGGTCACCTTGGAGCACCCTGCGCGGAGAGACGGAGCACAGGCTCAGAGACCCCTAGAGCACCAGGTCGACCCGCCCAGCGCGGCCCCGGCGcggcccctgcctgccctgcctgaCCCCGTGGACAGCGACAGTGACAGCCGGGCCTCCGCGCTCCTCTGACCACGGGGCTACTCGATCATCCGGGCTCAAGACGCATCCCCGGCTTTAGGATCAAAGGGCCGCGGCTCCAGTCCTCGTCCGCCACTggctgcctggccctgggctgctcGCGCTCCAGAGCCCCTCCTTGGTCCTAACACGGGGACCTGAGGTCCCTGCAAAGCCGCTGTGAAGGGTAAGTGGACCCATGCTCCTGAGCATGTCACCCTGGGCTGCGAAGCTCTGGAAGCTCAGTAAGGCTCAGTAAGGCCCGGCCGTCCCCCTGCAGTGGCCTGGTGGCTCCGTGCCCAAAACGCTGCCCAAGGCTTGGCTGTGATCCTGCTTGGCACAGAGGGCACGTGGCAGTCACCCCCGGTCCAGGTGTCCTCCTTATGGCCTCGGGAGGGGGCTCCCGTCTATGCAGTGGGCGTGAGGAGCTGGGGCGCCCGCACCTTAGAGACAGCGCTGGGGCGCGCGTAGTGGCAGCGACAGAGGTACTAGGGGGACCCCAGAGGGAAGACACCTAATCATTACCCCAACTCGGGCCGGCTGCCTGGGGACTCCAGGCACCTCTCTTTGCTCAAGGAAGAACGAGTGTCACTCGGTGATGGCTCCAGCCCCCCAACCGGCCTCTCTGGCCGCGCTCCCACCGGCTGTGCTCAGCTGCTCGGGGACTCTGGAGAACAGACCTCCGACCATGCCACCCCCACCGCCCAGGGGGGCCTCCAAGGACCGCACCTCTCAACAGCCCTCTACCCCGCCCCGGCGGACCACGCTGGCCTCCCTGCTGGCGCCCAGACCCCGCAGCTACCCCTCTGCCCCAGTGCCGGTGGCCTGGACACTTCCTCAGGTAGCCCCGCGGGCCAGCCCCGCTTTCTCGGGTCCCAGCGTGTGTCACTTCCCTGGACACTTCTTCCCAAGGGCCCTGCATGAACTCCTACTTCTGTTCAGCGCCCTTCCTCACTCTGTCGTTTGTCAGCTCAGGGATTTGCTGTCCTCACTCTGGGGCCGGGGGACTGGGCTGCCCCCTGCTGCATCCCTCCCCGGGCTCGCCGCTGCTCGCCGGGTGTCTGCTCTGTGCAGGAAGGCGTGGGACCCGCTCACACGTGGGCGGAGGGCGAGCTGGCAGCTCTTGCACAGGCACTCATCCCATCACCTAAGCCTAAGTACTCCCGGGGTCCCTCGTCTTGACATCATCACATGGACGGCTACGGCTCCAGCGGAGGGACCTCGGGGACACACAAGCCTTCAGCGGGTGAcactgccctccccttcccctcaggCCGTGCTTTCGTACCACAGATGTCTTTGGCAGATGCCAATTAGGCAGGAAGCGTGCCCGGCACACGGGGGCACCCACCCCGACCTCACCCCCGCGGGCAAatgtgggggggcagggagggaggcggTTTCTCTCGTTACGTAAGTACCTGCAAAATACAG
This genomic stretch from Canis lupus familiaris isolate Mischka breed German Shepherd chromosome 4, alternate assembly UU_Cfam_GSD_1.0, whole genome shotgun sequence harbors:
- the FBXL7 gene encoding F-box/LRR-repeat protein 7 isoform X1 — protein: MRTLSTPSPALSCAPGAPGGCQNGRGSSTSSSSVTGETVALVHAPPPPRLTHPLIRLAARPQREQARVERLPDACLVRVFSFLRTDQLCRCARVCRRWYNVAWDPRLWRAIRLAGAGLHADRALRVLTRRLCQDTPNVCLLLETVAVSGCRRLTDRGLYTLAQCCPELRRLEVAGCHNISNEAVFDVVSLCPNLEHLDVSGCSKVTCISLTREASIQLSPLHGKQISIRYLDMTDCFALEDEGLHTIAAHCTRLTHLYLRRCARLTDEGLRYLVIYCSSLRELSVSDCRCISDFGLREIAKLEARLRYLSIAHCGRVTDVGIRYVARYCGKLRYLNARGCEGITDHGVEYLAKHCARLKSLDIGKCPLVSDSGLECLALNCFNLKRLSLKSCESITGRGLQIVAANCFDLQMLNVQDCDVSVEALRFVKRHCRRCVIEHSNPAFC